In Trichoderma asperellum chromosome 1, complete sequence, a single window of DNA contains:
- a CDS encoding uncharacterized protein (EggNog:ENOG41~TransMembrane:9 (o20-39i46-66o72-93i128-147o153-175i196-220o249-266i286-304o310-328i)) — MTHIFVDDPAHNTYVQLVSFYLAARIFTAIFYGIAAYLLPMIKGVMITQIIFIIIPTALWIASIHVDMPGRLGFIVPALFLDMYGQVAFFTIVRYNQIHAAESVWKRRFDRMFEFYPAISIEHRVERMNAFVSLVFGYSVVAVLFQNQGGYDINAFLGKAILGLMQAFTFNWIYFDIDGRNINLHAIRRSPTTAGLWGVSHLPFVMGYIVATSALSRLVLATDVPGTDSNQLAEPYRDSAEDHFNSGVRFFYCHGLAIALLCMAAISFSHEHKKQPTLRLNKSIRLANRIAVCIIMFFLPLATSLRSLDLISITLSLTVWVLIVELWGKSCTDDPFIGEKDGCCITYCARCKKYDVGGAVGSDGRLLRGEMLELDRAEKTAI; from the exons ATGACCCATATCTTTGTCGATGATCCGGCACACAATACCTACGTGCAACTTGTGTCGTTCTATCTCGCCGCACGAATTTTTACAGCGATATTTTATGGAATAGCGGCTTATCTCCTACCCATGATCAAGGGTGTCATGATTACCCAGATAATATTCATTATTATCCCTACCGCTTTGTGGATCGCCAGCATTCACGTCGATATGCCTGGCCGCCTGGGGTTCATCGTACCAGCTCTGTTTCTTGACATGTATGGACAAGTAGCGTTCTTCACAATAGTTCGATACAACCAAATTCATGCCGCAGAGAGCGTTTGGAAAAGGCGTTTCGATCGCATGTTTGAGTTTTACCCTGCCATCAGCATCGAGCACAGGGTCGAAAGAATGAACGCTTTTGTCTCTTTAGTTTTCGGATATTCCGTGGTCGCTGTCCTGTTCCAAAACCAAGGTGGCTACGATATAAATGCGTTTCTAGGAAAGGCTATTCTAGGTTTAATGCAAGCATTTACTTTCAATTGGATTTATTTTGATATCGACGGACGAAACATCAATCTACATGCAATTCGACGCTCTCCGACCACCG CTGGTCTTTGGGGGGTTTCTCATTTACCTTTTGTAATGGGATACATCGTCGCCACATCAGCTCTATCAAGGCTGGTACTTGCTACTGACGTACCAGGCACTGACTCGAATCAACTTGCTGAACCTTACAGAGACAGCGCCGAGGATCATTTCAACTCAGGCGTCCGCTTCTTCTACTGCCATGGCCTTGCCATCGCCCTTCTCTGCATGGCAGCCATATCCTTTTCACACGAACACAAGAAGCAACCGACGCTTCGGTTGAATAAAAGTATTAGGCTCGCAAATCGTATTGCAGTTTGCATCATCATGTTCTTCTTGCCGTTGGCGACATCGCTCCGGTCCCTCGATCTCATTTCCATCACACTAAGTCTGACGGTATGGGTCCTGATTGTCGAGCTGTGGGGGAAATCGTGTACAGACGATCCATTTATCGGTGAGAAAGACGGTTGCTGTATAACGTATTGTGCGAGATGCAAAAAGTATGATGTTGGGGGAGCTGTTGGTTCTGATGGAAGGCTTCTACGCGGGGAGATGTTGGAATTAGACAGGGCGGAGAAGACGGCGATTTAG
- a CDS encoding uncharacterized protein (EggNog:ENOG41) — protein MSATQTEVLLHGRKLSRPSTSTSSLPPAYEPGDYIELDNLSTTSSRSSSSSPPQYDDYRLSAQGSSSSSSQPTFRCTKAFQIEARGHPLLAFPHSPRRTPIPIYNVDLSTGIATDLAYRSLRPVRCSGNSNLIRAGDSENDPICRTTYRFGPGKPPKLELCGLMAYEEEFEVVNKGFTTRAQVFRTHLGTFQWRYAGREERKAAGANNLMVLDRIIKVALEGGKQEEKRIPVARLVRNAEVRSKETKITTAGNGGRLMMNLMEWEGTKGDAEQVEVLVVASCLVMLKKEVDRRRMHQAITMTTPCYFA, from the coding sequence ATGTCGGCTACTCAAACGGAAGTGCTTCTGCACGGTCGAAAGCTCTCCCGaccatcaacatcaacatcttcCCTTCCTCCAGCTTATGAACCCGGCGACTATATCGAGCTCGATAATCTTTCAACCACATCTTcacgctccagctcctcctccccccctcAATATGACGACTACCGTCTCAGCGCCCAGggctcatcttcatcgtcatcccaGCCAACTTTTCGCTGCACCAAGGCCTTTCAGATCGAAGCTCGAGGCCATCCTCTCCTTGCCTTCCCCCACTCGCCTCGGCGGACGCCCATCCCCATATACAATGTAGATCTCTCCACGGGTATTGCCACAGACCTTGCATATCGGTCTCTCCGTCCGGTTCGCTGCTCCGGAAACAGCAACCTCATTCGTGCCGGCGACTCTGAAAACGACCCCATCTGCCGAACCACATATCGCTTCGGCCCCGGTAAGCCCCCAAAGCTGGAGTTGTGTGGACTCATGGCCTACGAGGAGGAGTTTGAAGTCGTCAATAAGGGCTTCACTACGCGAGCGCAAGTATTCCGCACGCACCTGGGCACGTTTCAATGGCGTTACGCAGGgcgggaagagagaaaagcggcTGGGGCAAATAATTTGATGGTCCTCGATCGAATAATCAAAGTGGCGCTTGAGGGCGGGAAacaggaggagaagaggatacCCGTGGCGAGGCTGGTGAGAAATGCAGAGGTTAGGTCCAAGGAGACGAAAATTACGACGGCGGGGAATGGAGGTAGATTGATGATGAATTTGATGGAATGGGAGGGAACTAAAGGGGATGCGGAGCAGGTTGAGgtgttggtggtggccagctgcttggtgatgctgaagaaggagGTTGATAGGAGGAGGATGCATCAGGCTATTACTATGACTACGCCTTGTTATTTTGCTTAA
- a CDS encoding uncharacterized protein (EggNog:ENOG41~TransMembrane:1 (o378-397i)) — translation MSSQPFEDDIMSFPDSSEFDYTAYLQPDAGFMDGVQGYSTTLSESSGGAHTPPYSSSKSLSSGNNNNSHLELSLRRTPMQQRQRLERRGHTKSRRGCYNCKRRRIKCQETHPACGNCVKTGLNCEYPVSPQIIHQPHNQIPLFSLQDMRCFQHFLTQCYPHHPLRQEEIWTHEIPSIAHNHEFLMHAILGYAASELMDTDSSLAPVAMNHRIKAIKAIKKRLTDASKMDTTYEEANALVATCFALTFQSVSLEDGLAEYMTFIRGIVIVGMQMMFKSIKPLFSNLFESNQDEVLAPYMEGLPLIEKGWAETAIESITNLGPLCTRQVEIEYHEKLMTISSQLLTNSFEAYKANSKQYAWWMLLPHDSFQELINANNQIVILLHTHWIALSQIMAFIIEREYDVREKHPAQQENARIDPGFIRWLKHLNARVDYAHQMFNQWPRWVDEQLDNDITFFGKRR, via the exons ATGAGCTCCCAGCCCTTTGAGGACGACATCATGTCGTTCCCCGATTCGTCCGAGTTTGATTATACCGCCTACCTGCAGCCCGACGCGGGCTTCATGGACGGTGTGCAGGGCTATTCGACCACGCTGTCGGAATCGTCAGGAGGAGCGCACACACCTCCGTACTCCAGCTCCAAAAGCCTGTCCAGCGGCAATAACAACAATAGCCACCTCGAGCTGAGCCTTCGCCGGACGCCGATGCAGCAAAGGCAGCGGCTAGAGAGGCGAGGCCATACCAAAAGCCGTAGGGGATGCTACAACTGCAAGAGGCGGCGCATCAAG TGTCAAGAAACACACCCAGCATGCGGCAACTGCGTCAAAACGGGATTGAATTGCGAATACCCGGTTTCGCCGCAGATTATACACCAG CCGCACAATCAGATACCATTATTCAGCTTGCAAGATATGCGATGCTTTCAGCACTTTCTGACCCAGTGCTACCCTCACCATCCGTTGAGGCAAGAAGAGATTTGGACGCACGAGATTCCAAGCATAGCACACAAC CACGAATTTCTTATGCATGCGATCCTTGGCTATGCGGCCTCGGAGTTGATGGACACAGATAGTAGCCTTGCACCGGTGGCGATGAATCACCGTATAAAAGcgatcaaggccatcaagaAACGATTAACAGATGCCTCAAAGATGGACACGACATACGAGGAGGCGAACGCTCTGGTAGCTACCTGCTTCGCACTTACTTTCCAATCGGTCAGCCTCGAGGACGGATTAGCTGAGTACATGACATTCATTCGGGGGATTGTCATTGTGGGAATGCAAATGATGTTTAAGAGCATCAAGCCTCTTTTTAGTAATCTGTTTGAGTCAAACCAAGACGAGGTCCTTGCGCCGTATATGGAGGGGCTGCCTTTAATTGAGAAGGGGTGGGCTGAGACTGCCATTGAGTCGATTACCAACTTGGGGCCGCTTTGCACACGGCAAGTCGAGATTGAATACCACGAGAAGCTTATGACCATTTCGTCTCAACTGCTTACCAATTCCTTCGAGG CATACAAGGCCAATTCGAAGCAATACGCATGGTGGATGCTGCTACCCCATGATTCATTCCAAGAGCTCATCAATGCCAACAACCAGATCGTCATTTTGTTGCACACACACTGGATAGCCCTGTCGCAAATCATGGCTTTCATCATTGAGCGGGAATACGACGTGCGAGAGAAGCATCCTGCTCAGCAGGAAAATGCCCGCATCGACCCAGGATTCATCCGCTGGCTTAAGCATCTCAACGCGCGCGTAGATTATGCTCATCAGATGTTCAATCAGTGGCCGAGGTGGGTAGACGAACAGCTGGATAACGACATTACTTTCTTTGGGAAGCGTCGGTAG
- a CDS encoding uncharacterized protein (EggNog:ENOG41~CAZy:GH128): protein MYKAVALTSIAALAGQSMALNAHRHQHQMDKKALVVDWTTVIETVYVTVDPGASTPAAPAAPAATSSAGGFAAQDVPNPAGNAAAAAASSSSSVVVASSPAAPAAQSTTLVTSVRPSVAAVVSSSIAPAVPSSAPVSSAPAPPPATSEKPTPTPSPSSSSAPAPPPSSTSQAAPSATPTKAASSAPVSGSHFGRGMAYNDGVLANAYGALSGKMGWAYNWGFYPSGIDSKYSYIPTLWSTDPSHSNGFAEQVETLLSSGSKAIFSFNEPDIASQANMSPGEAASAHQQWLNQYSGRALIGAPSVSNSQSANQGADWLKQFVEACGGNCKFDFCNMHWYSPASAIDTFFSQIDAVSSACGGKPVMITEFQPSGTVQEIQSFLEEALPKLDSNPTVMGYSYFMVANDGSADGKNLMGSLTAASNIGLTYATA, encoded by the coding sequence ATGTACAAGGCCGTTGCTCTCACCTCCATCGCTGCCCTCGCGGGTCAGTCCATGGCTCTCAACGCCCATcgccaccagcaccagatGGACAAGAAGGCTCTCGTCGTCGACTGGACCACTGTCATCGAGACCGTCTATGTCACTGTTGACCCTGGCGCGTCTACTCCTGCGGCTCCTGCTGCTCCCGCTGCCACCTCTTCTGCCGGCGGCTTCGCTGCTCAGGATGTTCCCAACCCTGCTGGaaacgccgccgccgctgctgcttcatccTCCAGCTCTGTCGTTGTTGCTTCGTCTCCTGCGGCTCCCGCTGCCCAGTCCACCACTCTGGTCACCTCTGTTCGCCCGTCTGTCGCCGCCGTcgtgagcagcagcattgcaCCCGCTGTGCCATCATCTGCTCCGGTCTCCTCTGCCCCGGCTCCTCCTCCCGCCACCTCTGAGAAGCCTACTCCCActccttctccctcatcCAGCTCTGCGCCAGCTCCTCCCCCCAGCTCTACTTCCCAGGCTGCTCCCTCTGCCACTCCTACCAAGGCCGCCAGCTCGGCCCCTGTCAGCGGTAGCCACTTTGGTCGTGGTATGGCTTACAATGATGGTGTCCTGGCCAACGCTTACGGTGCTCTTTCCGGCAAGATGGGCTGGGCTTACAACTGGGGCTTCTATCCTTCTGGAATCGACAGCAAGTACAGCTACATTCCTACTCTCTGGAGCACTGATCCCTCTCACTCCAACGGCTTCGCTGAGCAGGTTGAGACTCTGCTTTCCTCTGGATCCAAGGCTATTTTCAGCTTCAACGAGCCCGATATTGCCAGCCAGGCCAACATGTCTCCTGGCGAAGCTGCTTCTGCCCACCAGCAGTGGCTGAACCAGTACTCCGGCAGGGCCCTGATTGGCGCTCCTTCTGTTTCCAACTCCCAATCAGCCAACCAGGGTGCCGACTGGCTCAAGCAGTTTGTTGAGGCTTGCGGTGGTAACTGCAAGTTTGACTTCTGCAACATGCACTGGTACTCTCCTGCCTCTGCTATCGataccttcttctcccagatTGATGCTGTCAGCTCCGCCTGCGGTGGCAAGCCCGTCATGATCACCGAGTTCCAGCCTTCTGGCACTGTTCAGGAGATCCAATCTTTCTTGGAGGAGGCACTGCCTAAGCTGGACTCTAACCCCACTGTTATGGGCTACTCCTACTTCATGGTTGCTAACGACGGTAGCGCTGATGGTAAGAACCTGATGGGATCACTCACCGCCGCCAGCAACATCGGCCTCACCTATGCCACCGCTTAA
- a CDS encoding uncharacterized protein (EggNog:ENOG41~TransMembrane:2 (o6-23i44-68o)) produces the protein MIPLISFDALVNVYLTIMFLIPLKRLYAFTKLARTRANIRLRTVAFRTFCGTVCTLVSSVVNLSVLMARNGEPGWICLMSCNCDIIQWVTSRDNAGTASTSSSGEARRSRDLGSGANRISSPSEFHETLSSTLADISLVPTKRRSRDGDHDDPYERDTPGSHAAKMLNNPSNAVTVTTTIKREVGPRPNDFPGLHIESSTTCGRECLISLKSGAIDGRFLPLQTKITAGRSHSLEESDQKFDACQCQSFSV, from the exons ATGATTCCTCTCATCTCCTTTGACGCGCTTGTCAACGTGTACCTGACAATTATGTTTCTCATTCCTTTAAAGA GACTCTACGCTTTTACCAAGCTGGCGAGAACACGAGCCAATATTCGTCTTCGGACCGTGGCATTTCGAACATTCTGCGGCACAGTCTGCACACTAGTAAGCAGTGTTGT CAACCTCTCTGTGTTGATGGCCCGTAACGGAGAACCTGGGTGGATCTGCTTGATGAGCTGCAACTGCGATA TCATCCAGTGGGTGACATCCAGGGATAACGCTGGGACAGCAAGCACCAGCTCATCTGGGGAAGCCAGACGATCGCGAGATCTCGGCTCAGGGGCAAATCGAATATCATCGCCAAGCGAATTTCACGAGACGCTATCATCGACATTGGCCGATATATCGCTCGTGCCAACCAAGCGTCGATCCCGCGATGGCGATCATGATGATCCTTATGAGCGCGACACCCCTGGCAGCCACGCTGCCAAGATGCTCAACAACCCCTCCAATGCTGTTACAGTAACGACAACGATAAAACGGGAGGTCGGACCTCGTCCTAATGACTTTCCGGGACTGCACATCGAGTCTTCCACGACTTGTGGACGCGAGTGTCTGATATCCCTAAAGTCCGGCGCGATAGATGGGAGATTCCTCCCACTGCAGACCAAGATTACTGCCGGGCGGTCGCACTCTTTGGAGGAATCAGATCAAAAATTCGACGCTTGTCAATGTCAATCTTTTTCCGTTTGA
- a CDS encoding uncharacterized protein (SECRETED:SignalP(1-18)~EggNog:ENOG41~TransMembrane:1 (n3-13c18/19o211-232i)), translated as MYSILLAALGLLVAATSADDNDNITTSAESDTPPEWSTNDALQMNLSTPGGQTNPLQYTVIPLIPNAGTNQSSSNFSLNIDGNMIATDVSNFIKVNKPNDVAYLSCDNPSSGTFISTNTMLNDLVNANPKAIVLYSLAGTWCSLNFQNPPAFSNILSMADSGEAQNVLSFLNGTANGRVVNVSITGNSTVGDPNGNPSGSTGSSSSVAMSVLYTITGLITLLFLIIIATGAIRAHRYPERYGPRRALGGRPRQSRAKGLARAVLETLPIVKFNNQESAKPDPDLELDTATTDGRDTRTQKSASILTEDPRHEAATAATGGGETKEPVPVAESHGAADAGTNPVGNVGCSICTEDFKEGEDMRVLPCNHQFHPNCIDPWLLNVSGTCPLCRLDLRPDAAENNDRPATDRSSTLPPPLALEGEDGEGSHPHHRNRISRFFDINRLRQATTEEQIEALRQMRSTRQNDTEAHGASGDAGGVHDAEGERGQRAHLSAKLKEKFRIRTRARSPERRDG; from the exons aTGTACTCCATCTTACTCGCCGCCCTTGGCCTTTTGGTCGCCGCGACCTCGGCCGACGACAATGACAACATCACGACTTCAGCTGAGAGCGACACCCCTCCAGAATGGTCCACAAACGATGCTCTGCAGATGAATCTATCAACTCCGGGCGGGCAGACCAACCCGCTCCAATATACAGTCATTCCTCTTATCCCTAACGCTGGCACGAATCAATCAAGCAGTAACTTT TCATTGAACATAGATGGCAACATGATTGCTACCGACGTATCCAACTTTATCAAAGTCAATAAGCCTAACGACGTCGCTTATCTCTCATGCGACAATCCTTCGTCTGGCACCTTCATTAGCACCAATACAATGCTAAATGATCTCGTCAACGCAAACCCAAAGGCCATCGTCTTGTATTCGCTTGCCGGCACTTGGTGCAGTCTGAATTTTCAGAACCCCCCAGCTTTTTCTAATATCCTGTCCATGGCCGATAGCGGAGAAGCACAAAATGTGCTGAGTTTCCTAAACGGAACTGCCAATGGGAGAGTCGTCAACGTTTCCATCACGGGAAATTCAACCGTTGGAGATCCTAATGGCAACCCCAGCGGAAGTACAGGCTCCAGCTCATCGGTCGCCATGAGTGTTCTTTACACTATAACAGGTCTCATCACTCTTCTATTTCTCATAATTATTGCCACAGGCGCCATAAGGGCACATCGTTATCCGGAACGATATGGACCTCGGAGAGCCCTGGGTGGCCGGCCTCGACAGAGCCGCGCCAAGGGACTGGCTCGCGCAGTTCTCGAGACTCTTCCCATTGTCAAGTTCAACAACCAGGAATCCGCTAAGCCGGATCCTGATCTTGAGCTAGACACGGCAACCACCGATGGGCGTGACACCAGGACTCAGAAGTCGGCATCAATCCTTACAGAGGATCCACGACATGAAGCAGCCACGGCCGCCACGGGCGGTGGCGAGACCAAAGAACCGGTTCCAGTAGCTGAGTCCCACGGCGCTGCTGACGCTGGCACCAACCCAGTTGGGAACGTGGGATGTTCGATCTGCACAGAGGACTTCAAGGAAGGTGAAGATATGAGGGTTCTGCCTTGTAACCACCAATTTCACCCAAATTGTATTGATCCTTGGCTTCTCAATGTGTCTGGAACATGCCCCTTGTG CCGACTCGATCTTCGTcctgatgctgctgagaaCAACGATAGACCGGCCACCGATAGAAGCTCTACACTACCACCTcctttggctttggagggTGAGGATGGCGAAGGCAGCCATCCGCATCACCGCAATAGGATTTCACGCTTTTTCGATATCAACAGGCTGAGACAAGCAACAACGGAAGAACAAATCGAAGCTCTTCGACAGATGCGATCGACTCGCCAGAACGATACAGAAGCTCATGGTGCAAGCGGTGATGCGGGCGGCGTCCATGATGCAGAGGGTGAAAGAGGACAGAGGGCTCACTTATCTGCGAAACTCAAGGAGAAATTCCGAATTCGAACCAGAGCTCGGTCTCCGGAGCGTCGCGATGGTTAA